In one Pseudoclavibacter sp. Marseille-Q3772 genomic region, the following are encoded:
- a CDS encoding Na+/H+ antiporter subunit E, with translation MSPTNDRRPPLKKQHASSARHSEPEPVALITQLPLLLALIALWLVLWRSVAPLTVITGIVMSVLVVRVFYLPPVLLSGRLSLWYLFVLGLKTLWWLIESNVQMAWIAIRPRPVPKSSVLAVRLRTHSDWLLTVCAEINMLVPGSVVVEVDRMRSILYLHVLDGDNDDKVLIARAKSLEIEDSVVLALGNRGDIAAINQWRRERDQPPLLATRRQREYEAAVEAKREQREREWEGAL, from the coding sequence ATGAGTCCAACAAATGACCGTCGCCCGCCGCTGAAGAAACAACATGCGAGTTCGGCACGCCACTCCGAGCCCGAACCCGTTGCGCTGATTACTCAGCTGCCACTCCTGCTGGCGCTGATTGCGCTGTGGCTTGTGCTGTGGCGATCGGTGGCTCCGCTGACGGTGATTACCGGCATCGTGATGTCCGTGCTCGTCGTGCGCGTGTTCTACTTGCCGCCTGTGCTGCTCTCTGGCCGATTGAGCCTGTGGTATTTGTTCGTATTGGGCCTGAAAACACTGTGGTGGTTGATCGAATCGAACGTGCAAATGGCATGGATTGCCATCCGACCGCGACCGGTGCCGAAGTCATCCGTGCTCGCTGTTCGGTTGCGCACCCACTCCGACTGGCTGTTAACCGTGTGTGCCGAGATCAACATGCTGGTGCCGGGATCGGTCGTCGTTGAGGTAGACCGAATGCGCAGCATCCTCTACCTGCACGTGCTCGATGGCGACAATGACGACAAGGTGCTGATTGCGCGTGCAAAATCACTTGAGATTGAGGACAGCGTCGTGCTCGCTCTCGGCAATCGAGGTGATATTGCTGCGATCAACCAGTGGCGACGAGAACGCGATCAACCGCCCCTATTAGCAACGCGGCGACAGCGTGAGTATGAAGCGGCTGTGGAAGCGAAACGTGAGCAGCGCGAGCGCGAGTGGGAGGGGGCGCTGTAA
- a CDS encoding Na+/H+ antiporter subunit D → MTWLVPCMVLVPLLGAALTLMGARRQRLQIALASLTMLCSLAVSVALLVVVHFSDQTLVVQVGGWAAPFGISLVVDRLSALMVTVTSVVLIAVMAFSIGQGAADGDEETPISIFYPTYLVLAAGVYNAFIAGDLFNLYVGFEILLVASFVLITLGGTVSRIRAGITYIVVSLVSSLLFLAAIAAIFGATGTVNFAELAVRIAQLPDATQLILHFMLLIAFGIKAALFPLSFWLPDSYPSAPAPVTAVFAGLLTKVGVYAILRTESLLFITHDLSTLLFVIAICTMLVGILGAVAQAGIRRLLSFTLVSHIGYMIFGIAIGTEAGWSATVYYIAHHILVQTTLFLVTGLIERVAGTATLTHLGGMLKRAPYVAVLFFIPMLNLGGLPPFSGFLGKLGLFIAGAEGTALGAPSGLVWTGMAVGAATSLLTLYALIRVWNLGFWRSQEEVDESQQVLSDHLEESPDDIVSEQRDNTRIMNGATTLMVAATVAMTVFAGPLFEYADSAAANLTEPDRYIEQVQGIAGEKP, encoded by the coding sequence ATGACTTGGCTTGTGCCATGCATGGTGCTCGTGCCGCTTTTGGGAGCCGCACTTACGCTGATGGGGGCTCGGCGCCAGCGACTACAGATTGCGCTGGCGAGCCTAACGATGCTTTGCTCGCTCGCAGTATCGGTCGCGCTGCTGGTTGTAGTGCACTTCAGCGACCAAACGCTGGTCGTGCAAGTCGGTGGCTGGGCCGCGCCGTTTGGCATATCGCTTGTTGTTGACCGGCTCTCCGCGCTCATGGTCACCGTTACCAGCGTGGTGTTGATCGCGGTCATGGCGTTCTCAATCGGTCAGGGCGCGGCCGACGGCGACGAAGAGACGCCAATCTCGATTTTCTATCCCACCTACCTCGTGCTCGCGGCGGGTGTCTATAACGCTTTCATCGCCGGCGACCTCTTTAACCTCTACGTCGGGTTTGAGATTCTGTTGGTCGCCAGCTTCGTGCTCATTACCCTCGGGGGTACCGTAAGCCGGATCCGTGCGGGAATCACCTATATCGTGGTGTCGCTCGTGTCGTCGCTGCTGTTCCTGGCAGCAATCGCCGCCATCTTCGGGGCAACAGGTACGGTCAACTTCGCTGAGCTCGCGGTACGAATCGCACAGCTTCCAGACGCCACGCAGCTGATCCTGCACTTCATGCTGTTGATCGCATTCGGTATTAAAGCCGCCCTCTTCCCACTGTCGTTCTGGCTCCCTGACTCGTATCCATCCGCCCCCGCCCCGGTAACCGCAGTGTTCGCCGGATTGCTGACGAAAGTGGGCGTGTATGCGATCCTTCGCACCGAATCGCTGCTGTTCATTACCCACGATCTGTCGACGCTGCTTTTCGTGATTGCAATCTGCACGATGCTGGTGGGGATTCTCGGTGCCGTCGCCCAGGCCGGTATTCGACGGCTGCTGTCGTTCACCCTGGTCAGCCACATCGGGTACATGATCTTCGGCATCGCGATCGGTACTGAGGCCGGATGGTCAGCCACGGTCTACTACATCGCTCACCACATCCTCGTGCAGACCACACTGTTCCTCGTGACCGGTCTGATCGAACGTGTTGCCGGTACCGCAACACTCACGCACCTCGGTGGCATGCTGAAACGCGCCCCGTATGTGGCCGTGCTGTTCTTCATCCCCATGTTGAACCTCGGAGGTCTACCGCCGTTCTCAGGCTTCCTCGGCAAATTGGGGCTGTTCATCGCCGGTGCTGAGGGCACTGCGCTCGGCGCGCCGAGCGGACTCGTGTGGACTGGGATGGCCGTGGGAGCAGCGACCAGCCTGCTCACGCTGTATGCTCTCATCCGTGTCTGGAACCTCGGCTTCTGGCGTTCTCAAGAGGAAGTCGACGAATCCCAGCAGGTGCTCAGCGATCACCTGGAAGAAAGCCCGGATGACATCGTTTCTGAGCAGCGTGATAACACTCGGATCATGAACGGGGCCACGACCCTGATGGTGGCGGCTACCGTCGCAATGACCGTGTTTGCGGGGCCACTGTTCGAGTACGCAGACTCGGCAGCCGCGAACCTCACCGAACCGGACCGGTACATCGAACAGGTTCAGGGGATTGCGGGGGAGAAGCCATGA
- the mnhG gene encoding monovalent cation/H(+) antiporter subunit G: MSGNLTIDIISCVLVLLGAFLSFTAGLGLLRFSDLLSRLHAQSKPQTMGLLLLLIGLALQQQQVGTVLFLVPIVIFQFVTTPAAGMVLARGGYRSRHYEDVPLHRDELIDEINRAQRAEELEAKRAARRLAPDAADQPEPVEQNPNAPTL; encoded by the coding sequence ATGAGCGGTAATCTCACCATCGACATCATCAGCTGTGTGCTCGTGCTACTGGGCGCATTTCTTTCGTTTACGGCTGGCTTGGGACTATTGCGATTCTCAGATCTGCTCAGCCGCTTGCACGCCCAATCCAAGCCGCAAACCATGGGGCTGCTGTTGTTGCTGATCGGCTTGGCACTCCAGCAACAGCAGGTTGGCACCGTGCTCTTCCTCGTTCCCATCGTTATATTTCAATTTGTTACTACGCCGGCAGCGGGGATGGTGCTTGCTCGCGGTGGCTATCGCTCGCGTCACTACGAGGACGTGCCATTACACCGTGACGAGCTGATCGACGAGATTAACCGGGCCCAACGGGCCGAAGAGCTCGAGGCGAAACGTGCTGCTCGCCGGCTCGCGCCGGACGCTGCGGACCAGCCGGAGCCCGTGGAGCAGAATCCCAATGCGCCGACACTTTGA
- the ilvD gene encoding dihydroxy-acid dehydratase, giving the protein MSEQSIDIKPKSRAVTDGLEATASRGMLRAVGMGDDDWSKPQIGIASSWNEITPCNLSLDRLAQACKEGVHAGGGYPLQFGTVSVSDGISMGHEGMHFSLVSREVIADSVEVVMEAERLDGSVLLAGCDKSLPGMLMAAARLGLASVFLYAGSIYPGRVRLSDGTEKENVTVIDAFEAVGACKAGLMSEEDRKRIEEAICPGEGACGGFYTANTMASVAEALGMSIPGSAAPASADRRRDYYAHKSGEAVVNMLRKGITTRDILTKKAFENAIAVVMCMGGSTNAVLHLLAIAREAEVELTLDDFNRIADRVPHLADMKPFGKYVMHDIDHVGGLPVVMKALLDAGMIHGDALTCTGKTVAENLEELQPLPLDGEVIHTLDNPIHDKGGISILNGSLAPEGAVVKSAGFDLDVFEGPARVFEREREAMDALTEGKIQHGDVVVIRYEGPKGGPGMREMLAITGAIKGADLGKDVLLLTDGRFSGGTTGLCIGHVAPEAVDAGPIAFVRDGDVIRVDIAARTIDLLVDEAELAARREGWEPLPPRYTRGVLSKYAKLVRSASEGAITG; this is encoded by the coding sequence ATGAGTGAGCAATCCATCGACATCAAACCGAAATCACGTGCGGTAACTGACGGGCTTGAAGCAACGGCTTCGCGCGGCATGCTCCGTGCTGTGGGAATGGGTGACGATGATTGGAGCAAACCGCAGATCGGTATTGCCAGCTCCTGGAATGAAATTACGCCCTGCAATCTGAGCCTCGACCGCCTCGCACAGGCGTGCAAAGAGGGTGTTCACGCCGGCGGCGGATACCCGCTGCAATTCGGTACCGTCTCGGTTTCTGACGGTATTTCGATGGGGCACGAGGGGATGCACTTTTCGCTCGTATCGCGCGAGGTCATTGCCGACTCCGTTGAGGTCGTTATGGAGGCCGAACGCCTGGACGGTTCGGTACTGCTCGCCGGCTGCGATAAGTCGCTCCCGGGCATGCTCATGGCTGCGGCACGCCTCGGTTTGGCGAGCGTGTTCCTCTACGCCGGCTCGATCTACCCCGGTCGCGTGCGGTTGAGCGACGGCACCGAAAAAGAGAACGTCACTGTCATCGACGCGTTCGAAGCGGTCGGTGCCTGCAAGGCCGGGCTCATGTCCGAAGAAGACCGCAAGCGCATCGAAGAGGCAATCTGCCCCGGCGAAGGAGCCTGCGGTGGCTTCTACACCGCAAACACGATGGCTTCGGTAGCCGAAGCGCTGGGCATGTCGATCCCCGGATCCGCAGCACCCGCATCCGCTGACCGCCGTCGCGACTACTACGCGCACAAGTCCGGTGAAGCGGTCGTCAACATGCTGCGAAAGGGAATCACCACCCGCGACATTCTCACCAAGAAGGCGTTTGAGAACGCCATCGCGGTAGTGATGTGTATGGGTGGCTCGACCAACGCGGTACTGCACCTGCTCGCGATTGCTCGCGAGGCCGAGGTTGAGCTCACCCTGGACGACTTCAACCGCATTGCCGATCGCGTGCCACACCTGGCGGACATGAAGCCATTCGGTAAGTACGTCATGCACGATATCGACCACGTCGGTGGCCTGCCGGTAGTGATGAAAGCGCTCCTGGATGCGGGCATGATTCACGGTGACGCACTGACTTGCACCGGGAAGACCGTCGCCGAGAACCTCGAAGAGTTGCAGCCGCTGCCGCTGGACGGCGAGGTCATCCACACACTCGACAACCCCATCCACGACAAGGGTGGTATCTCCATCCTCAACGGCTCGCTCGCCCCCGAGGGTGCGGTGGTGAAGTCAGCCGGTTTCGATCTGGATGTATTCGAAGGGCCCGCGCGAGTATTTGAGCGTGAGCGCGAGGCGATGGATGCGCTCACCGAGGGCAAGATCCAGCACGGTGATGTCGTCGTCATCCGGTATGAGGGCCCGAAGGGCGGTCCGGGTATGCGCGAGATGCTCGCGATCACGGGTGCGATCAAGGGAGCCGACCTCGGCAAGGATGTACTATTGCTCACGGACGGTCGATTCTCAGGCGGCACAACTGGCCTGTGTATCGGCCACGTCGCGCCCGAAGCCGTGGATGCAGGACCAATCGCATTCGTTCGAGACGGCGACGTAATTCGAGTCGATATCGCGGCCCGCACAATTGATCTTCTTGTGGACGAGGCCGAACTGGCAGCCCGACGTGAAGGCTGGGAACCGCTGCCACCGCGCTACACCCGCGGTGTGCTTTCGAAGTACGCAAAGCTGGTTCGTTCTGCATCTGAGGGTGCCATCACCGGCTAA
- the ilvN gene encoding acetolactate synthase small subunit — MSRHILSLLVEDKPGLLTRVAGLFARRGFNIDSLAVGASEVPGLSRMTVVVSVDEFPLEQVTKQLNKLVNVIKIVELEPEQAVEREHVLVKVRVDKQTRSEVIEAVNLFRARVVDVAQDSLVIETTGDSGKVQALLNMLEPYGIRELVQSGLIAIGRGPRSITERVQR; from the coding sequence ATGTCACGACACATCCTTTCGCTGCTCGTAGAAGACAAGCCCGGTTTGCTCACTCGCGTGGCTGGCCTGTTCGCTCGCCGTGGCTTCAATATTGATTCGCTTGCTGTCGGCGCCAGCGAAGTGCCTGGCCTGTCGCGGATGACCGTGGTGGTCAGCGTTGATGAATTCCCGCTCGAGCAGGTGACCAAACAGCTCAACAAGCTCGTGAATGTAATCAAGATCGTTGAGCTCGAGCCCGAGCAGGCGGTTGAACGCGAACACGTGCTCGTGAAGGTCCGGGTCGATAAGCAGACTCGCTCTGAGGTGATCGAAGCGGTCAATCTCTTCCGAGCCCGTGTCGTCGACGTTGCCCAAGACTCCCTCGTGATTGAGACGACGGGAGACTCGGGCAAAGTTCAGGCGCTATTGAACATGCTGGAACCGTACGGCATTCGCGAACTGGTGCAATCCGGCCTAATTGCGATCGGCCGCGGACCGCGCTCGATCACCGAACGCGTCCAGCGCTAA
- a CDS encoding acetolactate synthase large subunit — MTTAAAPERITGAASVVRTLELLGVTDVFGLPGGAVLPAYDAILDATKLNHILVRHEQGAGHAAEGYAAASGRVGVCIATSGPGATNLVTAIADAYMDSVPMVAITGQVFSSLMGTDAFQEADIVGITMPVTKHSFLVKRAEDIPTVIVSAFHLASTGRPGPVLVDITKDAQQDEFDFAWPVQMDLPGYRPIVKAHGKQILAACAELKAAKRPVIYAGGGVGRAGASAELRMLAELTGVPVVTTLMARGVFPDSHPQMLGMPGMHGTVPAVLALQEADLLFTVGARFDDRVTGKADLFAPDARVVHIDIDPAEISKIRHADVPIVGDAKVVLTDIIDALREADEPKPEIDQWWQRLNKLRETFPRGYTQTDDGLLAPQYIIERLGALAPEDAVFATGVGQHQMWSAQFLPLNQPNSFLTSGGAGTMGYSVPAAMGAKVACPDREVWAIDGDGCFQMTNQELATCMVSDIPIKVAVINNSSLGMVRQWQTLFYDGRYSHTHLHTGHESRRIPDFVKLAEAYGAVGIRVTSPQEVDAAIQQAREINDRPVVIDFVVSADSMVWPMVPQGVSNSEVQYARDHSPAYEGE; from the coding sequence ATGACCACTGCCGCCGCGCCCGAACGAATCACCGGGGCTGCCTCGGTGGTTCGCACGCTTGAGCTGCTCGGCGTCACCGATGTGTTCGGTTTGCCGGGCGGCGCGGTGCTACCCGCATATGACGCGATTTTGGATGCGACCAAGCTGAACCACATCCTGGTCCGGCACGAGCAGGGCGCAGGGCACGCAGCCGAGGGATACGCAGCTGCCAGCGGCCGAGTTGGTGTGTGCATCGCTACTTCGGGGCCGGGAGCAACCAACCTGGTGACTGCGATTGCGGATGCGTACATGGACTCGGTGCCGATGGTTGCGATCACCGGTCAGGTGTTCTCATCGCTCATGGGTACCGACGCATTCCAAGAAGCCGACATCGTTGGTATCACCATGCCGGTGACTAAACACTCCTTCCTCGTGAAGCGTGCCGAAGACATCCCCACGGTGATCGTCAGTGCCTTCCACCTTGCATCGACCGGCCGGCCAGGCCCTGTGCTGGTAGACATCACCAAGGATGCGCAGCAGGACGAGTTCGACTTTGCCTGGCCGGTGCAGATGGATCTGCCCGGGTACCGGCCGATCGTCAAAGCGCACGGCAAGCAGATTCTTGCCGCGTGCGCCGAGCTGAAGGCAGCGAAACGACCGGTGATTTACGCCGGTGGTGGTGTTGGCCGAGCCGGCGCATCGGCAGAGCTGCGGATGCTTGCGGAACTCACCGGAGTGCCCGTGGTGACCACTCTGATGGCGCGCGGTGTATTCCCTGATTCGCACCCGCAGATGCTCGGTATGCCGGGTATGCACGGTACCGTGCCCGCAGTGCTTGCCCTCCAGGAGGCCGACCTGCTGTTCACCGTCGGCGCCCGTTTCGATGACCGCGTTACCGGTAAGGCCGACCTGTTCGCGCCGGATGCCCGTGTCGTACACATCGACATCGACCCGGCCGAGATCTCAAAGATTCGCCACGCCGATGTGCCCATTGTGGGCGACGCAAAGGTGGTTCTCACCGACATCATTGACGCACTGCGCGAAGCGGACGAGCCCAAGCCCGAGATCGATCAGTGGTGGCAACGCTTGAACAAACTGCGGGAAACCTTCCCGCGTGGCTACACCCAGACCGATGACGGACTGCTCGCTCCGCAGTACATCATCGAACGGCTCGGTGCGCTTGCGCCCGAAGACGCCGTGTTCGCAACGGGTGTTGGGCAGCACCAGATGTGGTCTGCGCAGTTTCTGCCGCTTAACCAACCGAACTCCTTCCTCACCTCCGGTGGCGCCGGCACGATGGGCTACTCGGTGCCCGCAGCCATGGGCGCGAAGGTCGCCTGTCCCGACCGCGAGGTCTGGGCAATTGACGGTGACGGCTGCTTCCAGATGACCAACCAGGAGCTCGCCACCTGCATGGTGTCGGATATTCCGATCAAAGTTGCAGTGATTAATAACTCATCGCTGGGGATGGTGCGCCAGTGGCAGACCCTGTTCTATGACGGTCGCTACTCGCATACGCACCTGCACACCGGACACGAGTCCCGCCGCATCCCAGACTTCGTAAAACTCGCCGAAGCCTATGGCGCGGTTGGCATTCGCGTCACCTCTCCGCAAGAGGTGGATGCGGCCATTCAGCAGGCGCGTGAGATCAACGATCGTCCCGTGGTGATTGATTTCGTTGTCTCTGCGGATTCGATGGTGTGGCCGATGGTTCCGCAGGGTGTCTCGAATAGTGAAGTGCAGTACGCACGCGACCACAGTCCGGCATACGAGGGGGAGTAA
- the ilvC gene encoding ketol-acid reductoisomerase has protein sequence MAEIIYDNDADLSIIQGKKVAIVGYGSQGHAHAMNLRDSGVEVVIALREGSKSTAKAEEAGFKVLSNADAAEWADLIMILAPDQVQRTIYKNEIEPKLTPGKTLAFAHGFNIRFGYITAPEGVDVIMVAPKGPGHTVRREYEAGRGVPVIGAVEVDATGKAWETTWSYAKALGALRAGGIKTTFKEETETDLFGEQAVLCGGTSRLIQAGFETLVEAGYQPEIAYFEVLHELKLIVDLIWEGGISKQRWSISDTAEFGDYVSGPRVIDDHVKQNMKAVLDDIQSGAFAKRFIDDQDAGAPEFKKLREQGESHPIETTGRELRKLFAWRAQDEDYTEGSAAR, from the coding sequence ATGGCTGAGATCATTTATGACAACGACGCTGACCTTTCGATCATCCAGGGTAAGAAGGTCGCCATCGTCGGCTACGGCTCACAGGGCCACGCCCACGCGATGAACCTACGCGACTCGGGTGTTGAGGTCGTTATTGCCCTTCGTGAAGGCTCGAAGTCGACCGCCAAGGCTGAAGAAGCAGGCTTCAAGGTCCTCAGCAATGCCGACGCAGCCGAGTGGGCAGACCTCATTATGATCCTGGCTCCAGACCAGGTTCAGCGCACGATCTACAAGAACGAAATCGAGCCGAAGCTCACCCCGGGTAAGACCCTGGCCTTCGCGCACGGCTTCAACATCCGCTTCGGCTACATCACTGCTCCCGAGGGTGTTGACGTCATCATGGTTGCCCCGAAGGGGCCGGGCCACACGGTTCGCCGTGAGTACGAAGCTGGTCGTGGTGTGCCGGTCATCGGCGCCGTTGAGGTTGACGCCACCGGTAAGGCTTGGGAGACCACCTGGAGTTACGCGAAGGCGCTCGGCGCTCTGCGTGCCGGCGGTATCAAGACCACCTTCAAGGAAGAGACCGAGACCGACCTCTTCGGCGAGCAGGCCGTGCTGTGCGGTGGTACGTCGCGACTCATCCAGGCCGGTTTCGAAACCCTCGTTGAGGCCGGCTACCAGCCGGAGATCGCCTACTTTGAGGTGCTGCACGAGCTGAAGCTCATTGTTGACCTCATCTGGGAGGGCGGCATTTCGAAGCAGCGCTGGAGCATCTCGGACACCGCCGAGTTCGGTGACTACGTGTCCGGTCCGCGCGTTATTGACGACCACGTGAAGCAGAACATGAAGGCTGTGCTCGACGACATCCAGTCGGGTGCCTTCGCGAAGCGTTTCATCGACGATCAGGATGCGGGCGCTCCCGAGTTCAAGAAGCTGCGCGAGCAGGGCGAGTCGCACCCGATCGAGACCACCGGTCGCGAGCTGCGCAAGCTCTTTGCATGGCGCGCACAGGACGAGGACTACACCGAGGGTTCGGCCGCACGCTAA
- a CDS encoding metalloregulator ArsR/SmtB family transcription factor, with translation MQDDELDRIFAALADPTRRMILSSLRARPATVTELVARSTLSQPAISKHLKVLEHAGLIRRERSGQRIHSALEPAPLLQALEFVSQFELNMSANHARLDSLLNRLNDDSDTSEGTR, from the coding sequence ATGCAGGATGACGAACTCGACCGGATCTTCGCCGCGTTGGCCGACCCAACGCGGCGAATGATCCTGTCGTCACTGCGTGCTCGACCGGCCACCGTCACCGAATTGGTTGCGCGTTCGACGCTGTCGCAGCCGGCCATCTCCAAACACCTCAAAGTGTTGGAGCATGCCGGTCTGATTCGGCGCGAGCGTAGCGGCCAACGCATCCACAGTGCACTCGAACCGGCGCCACTCTTGCAGGCGCTGGAGTTCGTTTCGCAGTTCGAGCTCAACATGTCGGCGAACCACGCCAGGCTCGACTCCCTCCTTAACCGGCTTAACGATGACTCCGATACCTCTGAAGGGACACGCTAA
- a CDS encoding SRPBCC domain-containing protein produces METTFSKPTDTTIAYEREFNASVDRVWAAYTEPELVRQWLGYGEFITCEMDIRDGGSYLWVWRLDGGQELSIRGEVIEATPPTRLVADEYMDGVDSPTRSAIEFIERDGTTVMLGTMEFASAEIRDQAYATGMAEGMDWSFNRMADLLR; encoded by the coding sequence ATGGAAACGACATTCTCAAAACCGACCGACACCACCATCGCCTATGAGCGCGAGTTCAACGCATCCGTTGACCGCGTGTGGGCGGCCTACACCGAGCCAGAACTCGTGCGCCAGTGGCTCGGGTACGGCGAGTTCATCACCTGCGAGATGGACATCCGCGACGGTGGCAGTTACCTCTGGGTGTGGCGACTCGACGGTGGCCAAGAGCTCTCCATCCGAGGCGAAGTGATTGAGGCCACCCCACCCACGCGGCTGGTTGCGGACGAGTATATGGACGGCGTCGACTCGCCGACTCGCTCAGCAATTGAGTTCATCGAGCGCGACGGTACGACCGTCATGCTCGGCACGATGGAGTTCGCCTCGGCCGAGATCCGTGATCAGGCCTACGCCACCGGCATGGCCGAGGGCATGGACTGGAGCTTCAACCGCATGGCTGACCTGCTCCGTTGA
- a CDS encoding monovalent cation/H+ antiporter complex subunit F — protein MSPAAQWMLIVAGIMFAAASVMSIIRIVRGPSIVDRVVGSDTLATVVMCTLVTDMTIRGHTTTLPLVLGLAISASIGTMAVARFVSRSRPVNTLGEQADPAQSTASGMDASTEPVYADEGMRDQGDFSDADTAADDHVSGVEVDGGEPHLAHTIATGDPKEGADER, from the coding sequence ATGAGTCCAGCCGCACAGTGGATGCTGATTGTCGCCGGAATCATGTTCGCGGCAGCATCCGTGATGTCCATCATTCGTATTGTGCGTGGCCCCTCTATTGTCGACCGCGTGGTGGGCTCGGACACGCTTGCAACCGTGGTCATGTGCACGCTCGTTACCGATATGACCATTCGCGGACACACCACAACGCTGCCGCTGGTGTTGGGCTTGGCGATCTCTGCATCGATTGGCACGATGGCGGTGGCTCGGTTCGTATCCCGTTCGCGTCCCGTTAATACACTGGGTGAGCAGGCTGATCCAGCGCAATCGACGGCGTCGGGCATGGATGCGAGCACTGAACCGGTGTATGCGGATGAGGGTATGCGCGATCAGGGCGACTTCAGCGATGCGGATACGGCCGCCGACGATCATGTCTCCGGCGTTGAGGTAGACGGTGGGGAGCCGCACCTGGCCCACACAATTGCCACCGGCGATCCGAAGGAGGGTGCAGATGAGCGGTAA